Below is a genomic region from Bradyrhizobium sp. 1(2017).
TGGTGGCGAGCGCAAGCTTGCCGCCGCGCTTTTCCATGCCGTGCACGGCGGTGAGCGCGAGACGGGCGCCGCTCATGCCGAGGGGATGGCCGAGCGCGATGGCGCCGCCATGCGGATTGACGAAATCCGCATCATCAGCAACGCCAAGCTGGCGCATGCAGGCGATACCCTGCGAGGCGAACGCTTCGTTCAGCTCGATCAGGTCGAAATCGCTGATCTTCTTGCCAAGCCGCTCCATCAGCTTGCGGGTCGCCGGCACCGGGCCGATGCCCATGATACGCGGCGGCACGCCGGCCGAGGCAAGGCCGAGGATGCGGGCGCGCGGCGTCAGGCCGTGCTTCTTCACCGCAGCTTCGGAGGCCAGGATCATCGCGGCGGCGCCGTCATTGACGCCGGAGGCGTTGCCGGCGGTGACGGTACCGGGATTGCGCACGATCGGCTTCAGCTTGGCGAGGCCTTCGAGCGTGGTCTCGGGACGCGGATGCTCGTCCTTGTCGACGGTGATGGGACCGGCCTTGCCGCCGGGAATGGTGATCGGCGTGATCTCCTCGGCGAAATAGCCGGCTGCGATCGCCGCACCCGCGCGCTGCTGCGAACGGATCGCGAAGGCGTCCTGGTCGGCGCGCGAGACCTGGAATTCCTCGGCGACGTTCTCGCCGGTCTCGGGCATCGCATCGACGCCATATTGCGCCTTGAGCAGCGGATTGATGAAGCGCCAGCCGATCGTGGTGTCGAAGATCTCGGCGGAGCGCGAGAAGGCTTCCTGCGCCTTGCCCATCACGAAGGGCGCGCGGGTCATCGACTCGACACCGCCGGCGATCGCAAGCTCGATCTCGCCGGAACGGATGGCGCGCCCGGCCGCACCGACCGCATCGAGGCCGGAGGCGCAGAGCCGGTTCAGGGTCTGGCCGGGAACCGAATCCGGCAAGCCCGCCAGTAACAGCGCCATGCGTGCGACGTTGCGGTTGTCCTCGCCGGCCTGGTTGGCGCAGCCGAAGAACACTTCATCCACCTGCGCCCAGTCGAGCTTGGGGTGCTTGGCCATCAGCGCCTTGATCGGCGCGGCGGCGAGATCGTCGGCGCGCACCTTGGCGAGCGAGCCGCCGAAACGGCCGATCGGGGTCCGGACGGCATCGCAGATAAAGACGTCACGCATCGTTGTTCTCCCTGAATGCCGCGGTCCGGCCCAAATTCTTCAATGTCGGCGGAGTTTTAGGAGGGTGCCCGCGGCAGGTCAATTGACGGTTTCGAGGGGGGCATATTCGACTGAACGCCATGAAATCCAACCGTCATTCCGGGGCGCCCAAAGGGCGATCCCGGAATCCATAACCACGAGCCTGGGATTATGGATTCCGGGCCTGCGCCTGACGGCGCACCCCGGAATGACGGCGGAAAATGTGGCAACCGCTTGCCCAACATGGACAGCGTGGAAAACCTCGCCTCCCCGGCCAAACCGATAGGACGCTCAGGCGAAATTTTGTAGGTTGCGCCGCCCATGACAATGCAACAGCCGATCCCCGTTCCGCCCCCCGACGACACGCCAGCTCCGCAGGCGGAAGCCGCCGCGCGCGTCACGCCGATGATGGAACAGTACCTCGAGATCAAGGCGGCGCATCAGGGCTTACTACTGTTCTACCGGATGGGCGATTTCTACGAACTGTTTTTCGAGGACGCCGAGATCGCTTCGAGGACGCTCGGCATCGTCCTGACCAAGCGCGGCAAGCATCAGGGCGCCGACATCCCGATGTGCGGGGTGCCGGTCGAGCGGTCCGAGGACTATCTGCATCGTTTAATCACCGCCGGCCATCGGGTGGCCGTGTGCGAGCAGACCGAGGATCCCGCCGCTGCGAAAGCACGCGGCAACAAGAGCGTGGTCCGTCGCGGCGTGGTGCGGCTGGTCACACCGGGCACGCTGACCGAGGACACGCTGCTCGACGCACGCGCCAACAATTATCTGCTCGCGATCGCGCGCGCCCGCGCCTCCGGCGGCGGCGACCGCTTCGGCCTCGCCTGGATCGACATCTCGACCGCCGAATTCACCGTGATGGAATGTGCGGGCGGCGAGTTCGCCGCGACGCTGGCGCGCATCAATCCGAACGAGGCCATCGTCACCGACGCGCTCTATAGCGACAACGAGCTCGGACAGACCTTGCGCGAATTGCCGGCGGTGACGCCGGTGACCCGCGACGTGTTCGACGGCGCCACCGCGGAGAAACGGCTTTGCGATTATTTCGCCGTCGCGACCATGGACGGGCTGGCGCAGCTCACCCGGCTGGAAGCCACCGCCGCAGCCGCTGCCGTCACCTATGTCGACCGCACCCAGGTCGGCAAGCACCCGCCGCTGTCGCCGCCCGCACGCGAGGCCTCGGGTGCGACCATGGCGATCGATCCGGCCACCCGCGCCAATCTCGAGCTGACGCGGACGCTCGCCGGCGAGCGCCGCGGCTCGCTGCTCGACGCCATCGATTGCACGGTGACCTCCGCCGGCTCGCGCCTGCTGGCGCAGCGGCTGGCGGCCCCGCTGACGGATGCGCCGGCGATCGCACGACGGCTCGATGCCGTCGGCGCTTTCGTTGCCGATTCCGCCGCGCGCGAGGACATCCGCAGCATCCTGCGCGGCGCGCCCGACATGTCGCGCGCTTTGGCCCGGCTCTCGGTTGGCCGCGGCGGACCGCGCGACCTCGCCGGTTTGCGCGACGGCATCATCGCCGCCGACCAGGCGCTGGCGCGGCTTGGCGAACTGGACCAGCCGCCGCAGGAGATCGCCGCGGTGATGGCGGCCTTGCAGCGTCCGTCGCGCGACCTCGCGGCTGAATTTGCCAGTGCGCTCGACGATCAACTGCCGCTGATCAAGCGCGACGGCGGGTTCGTTCGACAGGGCTACGAGCCAGCGCTGGACGAAGCGCGCAACCTGCGCGACGCCTCGCGCCTGGTCGTGGCCTCGATGCAGGCGCGCTATGCCGACCAGACGGGGGTGAAGGGCCTCAAGATCCGGCACAACAACGTGCTCGGCTATTTCGTCGAGGTTACGGCCCAGCACGGCGACAAGCTGATGTCGCCGCCGCTGAATGCGACCTTCATTCATCGCCAGACGCTGGCCGGTCAGGTGCGCTTCACGACGTCGGAACTCGGCGAGATCGAAGCCAAGATCGCCAATGCCGGTGACCGCGCGCTCGGCCTCGAGCTCGAGATATTTGAACGTCTCTCTGCCAAGGCGATGGCCATCAGCGACGATCTGCGGGCCGCCGCTCACGCTTTCGCGCTGCTCGACGTCGCGACCTCACTCGCAAAACTCGCGGTCGACGACAATTATGTGCGGCCGGAAGTGGATGGGTCACTCGGCTTTGCGATCGAGGCCGGGCGCCATCCGGTCGTGGAGCAGGCACTCAAGCGCAACGGCGAGCCGTTCATCGCCAATGCCTGCGACCTCTCGCCTGCGCCCGCACAAAAGTCCGGCCAGCTCTGGCTGCTGACCGGTCCGAACATGGCCGGTAAGTCGACCTTCCTGCGCCAGAACGCGCTCATTGCATTGCTGGCTCAAATTGGCAGCTTCGTGCCGGCGAGCCGCGCGCGCATCGGCATCGTCGACCGCCTGTTCTCGCGCGTCGGCGCCGCCGACGATCTCGCCCGCGGCCGTTCCACCTTCATGGTCGAGATGGTCGAGACCGCCGCGATCCTGAATCAGGCCGGCGAGCGCGCGCTCGTGATCCTGGACGAGATCGGCCGCGGCACGGCGACCTTCGACGGCCTCTCGATCGCCTGGGCCGCGATCGAGCATCTGCACGAGAGCAACCGCTGCCGCACGCTGTTCGCGACGCATTACCACGAGCTGACCGCGCTCTCGGCCAAACTGCCCCGGATGTTCAACGCCACCGTGCGCGTGAAGGAATGGCAGGGCAATGTCGTGTTCCTGCACGAGGTGCTGCCGGGTTCGGCCGATCGCTCCTACGGCATCCAGGTGGCGAAGCTCGCCGGCCTGCCACCGGCCGTGATCACGCGCGCCAAATCGGTGCTCTCCAAACTGGAAGCGCAGGACCGCGGCCAGACCGCGCGGGCGCTGGCGGACGACCTGCCGCTGTTCGCGGTCCCCTCGCGCGCGTCGGCCGAAGCCGCGCCGCCGAGCGAAGCCGAGCTGCTGATGGACGCGGTGAAGGCGCTGCACCCGGACGAGATGTCGCCGCGCGAGGCGCTGGACGCGCTCTATGCGCTGAAGGCCAAGCTGCCGAAGCAATGAGCGGTGCCGTAGTGTGGGTTAGCCTTGCGACTGCGCGAAGCGCAGTTCGCTGGGCGTAACCCACCACTTCTCTGCCAATAGAGAACCAAGGAGGTGGGTTACGCCTGCGGCTAACCCACCCTACCATTCCTGAGCGCTTGGCTACACCATTGCCGCCATCGCTGCCGCGCACTGCATGCTGATCGACATCTCGCTCGTCACAGTGCTCTGCTCCTCGATCGCAGCGCCGGCCCTCAGCGGCCCGCTTTCGCAAACGGCTCGATCAGCTTCATCGTAGCGGCGAAGCGGATGCTGCGCTTGCCGGCGAGCGCAGTCGCTTCCATTTCGGCGCCCTTGTCATCGCAATGGCCCGAGAAGCCGATGCCGACCTCGTAACCGCCGAACAAGGGATGCTCGTTCTTCGCCGGCGTGTGCTCCTGATTGACGAACTCGCCCTTCCAGCGGCCGTTCGCCGACGAGTAGGCGCCAAGATAATAGAAGAAGGCGTCGCCGCCGAGGATGCGGCCGTCGCGCAGCAGCATCACGCCGGTATGGCCGCCGGCAATTCCATCCAGCATCCGGATATCGATTGAATAAAGTCCGCTGACAATGCCGCCCTCGCCGACCACACCGGGCGGGGGAACGTCATCGTCGCCGAGCGGCGTCATCACGGCGCGAAACACCGAGGCGTCCTCGACCACTTCTCCCTCGAAGCGGTAGAGCTTGCCCTGCTGCCGACCGCGAATGCTGATTGTGACGGTGTCGGAGCTGACCAGCGACCTGTGCTGCAGCGACCGGCTGTGACGCTTCGTCCGGAGCCTGGCGACGATTTCGCCGTCCACGGTCTCGTAGGTGCCGAAGTGGGCGAAGGCCGTGTTGCCGCCAAGCATCTTCCCGGCATGGGCGTACAGCACGCTGCGGCCGGAGCCGTCGTTGATATCGTATTCGACCTTGTACAATCCCTCCACCGCACGCCCCGATCTTGCTCTGCAGCCAGCTTAGCGGGTCTGCCCGCTCCGGTAACCATCTATCCTGACGCAGCGCTGGGATCCCAGGCGCTTGCCTTACGAAGCGCGGCGGGGCGCATGCACCGCCCTCTTCCGCCGTCCCACCCACCACAGCGTCAGGTTCCAGCCGATGCAGGTGGCGAGCCCCATGCTGAGGCCGATCGCGGAGCTGAAATTGGCGGCCCCGAGATGCAGAACTGCAATCGCCATGCCGAAGCCGAGCAGGCCCCAGGCGGAGTTGGCGAGCACGGCGGCCGTCGGCGGGCCGCCGATGCGCGGGTGCAGGATCACCATCATGCTGGTGAACACGATCGGGTAGAGCGCGATGACGCCGCTGACGCGCGGACCGACCCAGCCCGAGGTCGAGACCACGATGGCGACCAGCGTTGCCACCAGCGAGGCACGGAACGGAATGTCGTACCAGCGGCGCGTCACCAGCGGCATCTTCACATGGCGGTACTTTGCGAGCAGCGGAATGCAGATGCCGAAGGCGACCAGGTTCACGGCGAGCCCGGCCGTCAGAGTCCAGTCGAACAGGCGGATGATCGAGGCCAGCACGATCCAGACCCCGACCGCGCTGGTGACACTCACGGCAAAGCTCTGCCGCTGCGCCAGCACGACATAGATGAGGCCCATGAAGATCGTCGCGGCGTTGATCGGAAGGCTCGACAGCGCGCCCTGTGCGATGAAGGCCGCGTCATGGTCGATCGCGAGGAAGAGGTAGGAGGGACCGGCGGACACCGGCAGGGTCGCAACCAGCGCACCGATCACCGGCCCGGAACGTTCGGTGATGACGGAGGCCGACACGACGAACGCCGCCGCAATCGCCATGCGCAGGAGGAGAAAAAGGACGAGGTGGAGGTCGAGGGACATTTTTCTTCTTACCCTCCCCTGGAGGGGGAGGGTCGGCTCGTATTGAGCGCAGCGAATATGAGCCGGGGTGGGGTGACAGTCTCTCCGCAGCGACAGTGCCCGAGTGGAGAGATCACCCACCCCGCTCGCGCTGCGCGCGATCGACCCTCCCCCTCCAGGGGAGGGTGGGCAGCTACATCCGCTGCATCGACACCGAAACCTTCGGGCCGTTCTTGATGGTCTGGTAGACCACGCAATAACGCTCGGTGAGCTTCAGCAACAGATCGAGCTTGTCCTGCGGCGCATCGGTGTCGACCTCGAAGCGGAGACGGATCTCGGCGAAGCCGACCGGGGTCTCCTTGTCGACGCCGAGCGTGCCGCGGAAATCGAGATCGCCTTCCGCATGGACGTTGCCGGTCTTGAGCGGCACCTCGATCGCGGTCGCAACCGATTTCAGCGTCACGCCGGCACAGGCGACCAGCGCCTCCAGCAGCATGTCGCCGGAACAGAGCTCGAGGCCGGAACCGCCGGTGGCGGGATGCAGGCCCGCCATCGCGATGGCGCGGCCCGTCTCGACCTTGCAGGCGATGCCTTCGCCGTCGGTCGAGCCCTTGGCCTTCAGCGTGATCAGCGCGGCCTTCGGGTCGGTCTTGTAGCGCTCCTTGATCGGAGCCTGCATCTGGCGCAGTTCAGCGGCATCCATTGTCGTTCTCTCCCGAGGAAAATCGCCCCTCGATGTAAAGGCTCAGGGAGAAATTGTCACCACCACATGGCCTCGCCGGGACCCTGGGTTGCGTCCCGGTCGGGCACGCTGCGGTCGAGCGAACGGTCGAGTGACGTCAGCACACTTCGCTTGAAATTCTCGAACAGCGGCGAGTTGCGGTCGCGCGGCCGGCCGAGATTGATCTCGATCTGGTCGAACAGCCGGCCCGGCCGTGGCCGCATCACCAGCACGCGGTCGGCCAGCACCACAGCCTCGTCGACGTCGTGGGTGACGAGGATGAGCGTCGGCCGCGTGTCGGCCCAGAGGTCGAGCAGATGATCCTGAAGGTCGCGGCGGGTGAAGGCGTCGAGCGCCGAGAACGGCTCGTCGAGCAGCAGCACCTCGGGCTGCGGCACCAGCGCGCGCGCGATCGCGACGCGCTGCGCCTGTCCGCCGGAGAGCTCGCGCGGCCAGGCCTGCGCCTTGTCAGTGAGCCCGACGCGCTCGAGCGCACGCGCGACCTTCTCGCGCCGTTCGGCTGCGGGCAGATCGGCAAGGCCGAAGCCGATATTGTCGGCGACGCTGAGCCAGGGCAAAAGCCGCGGCTCCTGGAAGATGATGCCGATCTTCGCATGCGGCGAGGCGATCGCCTCGTCGTCGAGCGTCACCGTGCCGGAGCTGGCGCGATCGAGAC
It encodes:
- the pcaF gene encoding 3-oxoadipyl-CoA thiolase, which produces MRDVFICDAVRTPIGRFGGSLAKVRADDLAAAPIKALMAKHPKLDWAQVDEVFFGCANQAGEDNRNVARMALLLAGLPDSVPGQTLNRLCASGLDAVGAAGRAIRSGEIELAIAGGVESMTRAPFVMGKAQEAFSRSAEIFDTTIGWRFINPLLKAQYGVDAMPETGENVAEEFQVSRADQDAFAIRSQQRAGAAIAAGYFAEEITPITIPGGKAGPITVDKDEHPRPETTLEGLAKLKPIVRNPGTVTAGNASGVNDGAAAMILASEAAVKKHGLTPRARILGLASAGVPPRIMGIGPVPATRKLMERLGKKISDFDLIELNEAFASQGIACMRQLGVADDADFVNPHGGAIALGHPLGMSGARLALTAVHGMEKRGGKLALATMCVGVGQGVAVAIEKVN
- the mutS gene encoding DNA mismatch repair protein MutS; this translates as MTMQQPIPVPPPDDTPAPQAEAAARVTPMMEQYLEIKAAHQGLLLFYRMGDFYELFFEDAEIASRTLGIVLTKRGKHQGADIPMCGVPVERSEDYLHRLITAGHRVAVCEQTEDPAAAKARGNKSVVRRGVVRLVTPGTLTEDTLLDARANNYLLAIARARASGGGDRFGLAWIDISTAEFTVMECAGGEFAATLARINPNEAIVTDALYSDNELGQTLRELPAVTPVTRDVFDGATAEKRLCDYFAVATMDGLAQLTRLEATAAAAAVTYVDRTQVGKHPPLSPPAREASGATMAIDPATRANLELTRTLAGERRGSLLDAIDCTVTSAGSRLLAQRLAAPLTDAPAIARRLDAVGAFVADSAAREDIRSILRGAPDMSRALARLSVGRGGPRDLAGLRDGIIAADQALARLGELDQPPQEIAAVMAALQRPSRDLAAEFASALDDQLPLIKRDGGFVRQGYEPALDEARNLRDASRLVVASMQARYADQTGVKGLKIRHNNVLGYFVEVTAQHGDKLMSPPLNATFIHRQTLAGQVRFTTSELGEIEAKIANAGDRALGLELEIFERLSAKAMAISDDLRAAAHAFALLDVATSLAKLAVDDNYVRPEVDGSLGFAIEAGRHPVVEQALKRNGEPFIANACDLSPAPAQKSGQLWLLTGPNMAGKSTFLRQNALIALLAQIGSFVPASRARIGIVDRLFSRVGAADDLARGRSTFMVEMVETAAILNQAGERALVILDEIGRGTATFDGLSIAWAAIEHLHESNRCRTLFATHYHELTALSAKLPRMFNATVRVKEWQGNVVFLHEVLPGSADRSYGIQVAKLAGLPPAVITRAKSVLSKLEAQDRGQTARALADDLPLFAVPSRASAEAAPPSEAELLMDAVKALHPDEMSPREALDALYALKAKLPKQ
- a CDS encoding OsmC family protein, with product MDAAELRQMQAPIKERYKTDPKAALITLKAKGSTDGEGIACKVETGRAIAMAGLHPATGGSGLELCSGDMLLEALVACAGVTLKSVATAIEVPLKTGNVHAEGDLDFRGTLGVDKETPVGFAEIRLRFEVDTDAPQDKLDLLLKLTERYCVVYQTIKNGPKVSVSMQRM
- a CDS encoding ABC transporter ATP-binding protein, whose amino-acid sequence is MLALDRVSKTYPNGVQALARFSAEIRQGEIIAIIGGSGCGKSTLLRAIAGLDRASSGTVTLDDEAIASPHAKIGIIFQEPRLLPWLSVADNIGFGLADLPAAERREKVARALERVGLTDKAQAWPRELSGGQAQRVAIARALVPQPEVLLLDEPFSALDAFTRRDLQDHLLDLWADTRPTLILVTHDVDEAVVLADRVLVMRPRPGRLFDQIEINLGRPRDRNSPLFENFKRSVLTSLDRSLDRSVPDRDATQGPGEAMWW